The bacterium sequence GTAGTAACCGTTCACCGCACAGACACAGAGACGCAGAGAAAAAATTAAAGTAACCGTTCAGCCACAGAGGCACAGAGTTCACAGAGAATTAGAGAAATTAGCCACAAATGGACACGCATTATAGCACTTATTAATCGAAATTTGACATAGATAGGGCTCTGAAATTCCAAATCACAAATTCCAAATTCCATTTAGTGAATTAGTGAATTAAGCGAATTAGCGAATTAGTAAAATCTAATCTCTAATTCACTAATCTCTAATTCGCTTTTTGGTATGTGGAATTTGGTGCTTGGGATTTGGGATTTTTTTTACTTATCCACTCTGAGTAAAGTTTTGACTAATAACTGCTATATTCCCTCTGTGTTCTCTGTGACTCTGTGGTTATATCCTGAACGGTTACCATCCTCAAAACTTCACTCCCTAAATTTTTCCTAAGCCTTACCTATGTCAGTGATAGTGTCCGTGTCAGTGAAGAAACTCCTTCAACTCATCCAACACTTCCAACTCTTCCTACTCTTTCAACTCTTCCAGCAGAAGTATAGGTAGGTCTCCCAAGCCTTCATTCTTCTGCAATTTCTGCCCGTTTTAGTCTGAAGTTTGATGTCTATAGTCTACTGTCTGAATCACAGGAACGCTTACATATTTTTATATTATACCTCAAATTAAGATTAATTGCAAGTATTTTTTTAGTTGAAAATCTATCCTTTTTATGCTATACTCTACTCAAAATGGAGGATGATTCTATGGACTCACTTGAGATAAACAGTAAATCCAGAACAGAATTTATAGATATTACGGCAAAGGTAGAGGATATTGTCCGCAAAAGTGGGGTAAAAAGCGGAATATGTTATCTTTTTGTGCCACACACGACCGCAGGTATAACTATTAATGAAAATGCTGACCCAGGTGTAGTCGTTGACATATTAAAAGAACTTAACAAAATTATTCCCTTCAAAGATGGATATTTACATTCTGAAGGGAATGCGGATGCCCACATTAAATCTACGATTGTTGGGACTTCACTGAATATTTTTATCGAGGATAGCCGACTTGTTTTAGGCACCTGGCAGGGGATATTTTTTTGTGAATTCGATGGCCCGCGAAGAAGAAAGGTATTTGTTAAGGTAATTGCACATCTGTTTTCCCAATAAATTTATCGATAGTTGAATAGAATTTTTTATCTATTTTTTTACCTTCACAGCCAACTTCATACGCACACTCAACACATTCTAATCTTCTGCCGCCGAGTTCTTCTAATTTGCCCGCCTCATCTAACTTCTCTAATTTCTTACAGGCATCATGATAGCCCTGCCGAACTGCTTTTTTCAATTTTTCAGGGGTGAACTCAAATAGCCCTATATCTATATCCTTATCAGGCTGGATGACAATATTATTAATTAACTCTTTGTGCTGTTTAAAAGGAATACTTTGCTCGATTACGGTTTGAATTTGCTGGATTATTTCTTTATCTTTAGCAGTTTTTTTAAGGATAAAATCTATTGCCTCAACCATCTTTTGCCATGTCTTGATAACATTGTTTATTAATTCTGCCCGTTGAAAATCCTCCTCAGTCGTATTTTCTAAAAATATTTCGAGTGTTCGGGCAGCAATCAAAGGTAGATTACTAAATTGTAAATCTACCGGTGTGCGTTGAGGCGGTTTAATTAAAATAGTGAAAATATCTTTACAACCAGATTCGATAGCATTCATTAATGGGGTATTATTCCCTACCCCACCATCAATATATTGATAGCCCGAAATATCCTCCGGATTAAAGGCAACCGGGATAGCCGAGGTAGCCATCATACAAGAAATAGCCATCTTTTCAAAATCCGTATCTCTGACCTCTTTAATCGAATCCTTTCTTTTAATGAAAAATTTTCCATCTTCAGTTTTAACAAAGGTTTCCTCATTACCAATCTGAAGATTTGTCCCGGTAAGAATTAGTTTATTCCCGGAACCCTTCAGGTTATTGATATTGACTACACTTTTAACTAAACTCCGCAATGGAGTGGAGTCGCACAGGGAATTGATGTTAGAAACAATTTTAATTAACTTGCTTTTTGCCCAATATAACGAGATAATTGGAAAAAGGAATAAGATATCTCCAAAATTAAATTTTAATTTAATCTTGGGCGCAAATACCGACTTATTAGTAATTTTTTCCTGCCATAGCTTTATCAAATCATCAATCTGATTAGAGGCAATCAATGTTGCATTCAAGCCACCAACAGATGTGCCGACAATAACATCGAACTTAATTTTGGCATCGATTAGTGCCTTGACCACACCGGCTTCATAAGCCCCTTTTCCCCCGCCACCACTTAAAACTAAACCTATTTTAGCCATTTCATTTTACCTCCTTTGGACTTCTTACTTTTTATCCAGGAGTCGTAACCGTTCACCGCAGAGA is a genomic window containing:
- a CDS encoding secondary thiamine-phosphate synthase enzyme YjbQ, whose product is MDSLEINSKSRTEFIDITAKVEDIVRKSGVKSGICYLFVPHTTAGITINENADPGVVVDILKELNKIIPFKDGYLHSEGNADAHIKSTIVGTSLNIFIEDSRLVLGTWQGIFFCEFDGPRRRKVFVKVIAHLFSQ
- a CDS encoding patatin-like phospholipase family protein; the protein is MAKIGLVLSGGGGKGAYEAGVVKALIDAKIKFDVIVGTSVGGLNATLIASNQIDDLIKLWQEKITNKSVFAPKIKLKFNFGDILFLFPIISLYWAKSKLIKIVSNINSLCDSTPLRSLVKSVVNINNLKGSGNKLILTGTNLQIGNEETFVKTEDGKFFIKRKDSIKEVRDTDFEKMAISCMMATSAIPVAFNPEDISGYQYIDGGVGNNTPLMNAIESGCKDIFTILIKPPQRTPVDLQFSNLPLIAARTLEIFLENTTEEDFQRAELINNVIKTWQKMVEAIDFILKKTAKDKEIIQQIQTVIEQSIPFKQHKELINNIVIQPDKDIDIGLFEFTPEKLKKAVRQGYHDACKKLEKLDEAGKLEELGGRRLECVECAYEVGCEGKKIDKKFYSTIDKFIGKTDVQLP